One Gossypium hirsutum isolate 1008001.06 chromosome A08, Gossypium_hirsutum_v2.1, whole genome shotgun sequence genomic window, TTTTTAAGACTCAGATTCATTAGGcaacaacaaattttttttaaaactcagaTTCATTAGGCAACAACAAAATCTCCTCTTTACCATCTTCCAAAGATAATTCTGCCAATTCATTTTCCATAGCTAAACACCCATTACAACTCAAACCAACACCACGACACAAAAACCCACAAACCAATTGACCACGCCGCCGatcaaaacacaagccaaaaagGCCTAAGCCAAAAATATGCTAGAAAAGCATACTTGAGATGCTAAAGAAGCAGACCTTGAGCTTATCTTTTTAATTAGATATAGATAATTTTTcgcttatattttaattaatatcaacataattttagtttttttgttagtctagcttttaatttgaGCACTAAATATCAATTTGAATCTTATATGGAAATATTTACAAGATGTAGAtcaaaatataaacacatatatatttactaTATTAGACATTTCGAATAATTTACTAAAAAGGAATTAACCTCCTTAAAACATTTCGAATAATTTACTAAAAAAGAATTAACCTCCTTAAAACTATCTTTATTTTTATCACTTTAGATCTAAATTATCTATACAATTGATAtacacatttataatttttttccattaaacatgtaatttatattaataacacatgtttacaatttaatttatatatataaaatatactcCACAGTTCTAAAATGATGAATGTGCACGTGAATGATTAGAAATCTAAATTAACAGTTTTTAGAAGTATAGAAGCAAAGTTTGATGGAATTAACAAAACTATTCCCAAATTAGAAACATAATTAAGTACAAAGATATTGTTAAACAGCTGAAAGAAAGCCATACAAAGGAGAAAGTGAGGTGATTAAGGCATTGATTTGAGTATAAAAGATTGAGAGGAAATGGTGAGGTGACACCCACACCACCAAACATTGCTTTTTTGGCTCCTTAGACATAAGCACCTTTTTAAACTCCCAACGTCACTCCTTTCCCTAACCAGTTGGTCTTCCTCCCTCTGTCTGTTAACAACAACACCCCTTtccttcctctctctctctctctctctgaaaTGGCAGATAATCAAGATGATTCAGGAACACTCAAATACAAGGTAACCACTCACCATATATCTACATTcttatcattatatatatatatttctatgttAGTTGATCACTGATTCTTTGTGTGTTTACTGTTTCATAGACATCGGTCTTGAAAGTCTTCATCCATTGTGAAGGCTGCAAGAAGAAAGTCAAGAGAGTTCTTCAAGTTATTGACGGTACCCTACCCTGCATGCATGTTTTACTACTAATAACAAATGGGAATCCTTTTATCATTTTCATGTTCTTACTTCCCCCCCCCCCTTTAGGTGTTTATGAGACGACCATAGACTCTACACAGCACAAGGTGACAGTTACTGGCAGCGTGGATGAAGAATTGCTCATCAAGAAACTGTCCAAGTCGGGAAAATACGTCGAGCCTTGGCCAGAAAAGGCTGAAAGAAAGACAAAAAGCCTGGGAAATCAAAGAACAATGAGAAACAAAAAGATGACGAAGGAGAAGCTGGTGGTGATGATAATCATGACCCAAAGAAGAATAAGTCAGATGAAAAGCCTGAATTAGCCGCCACCAAAGACGGCGGTTCTGACGGTAGCAAAGGCCAGCCTGATGGGGATAATCAGCCTCCAGCAGGGGACCAAATGGGAGGTGAAAGCGAGGAACCAGACACTAGTGCTGCCGAAAGTGGTGGTGGTAATGGAggtaataaaaagaagaaaaagaaagggaagaaAGATAACCCTGGTCCCAACGGTGATGCACCAGCATCAGGTGAGGGTCTATCAGCTCAGGCTCTCCCAGTCTCAAACCAGGCCCCACCTATAGGATCATCAACTAATCCTCGCCCTCCACATCAGCCTATGTATCCACATGCACCACCACCTATGTACTATGGACCTCCATTGTTTGGAGTAAGTTACACCACGACTCATTCTAGCTCTACCTCTTCTTATTTTGCCACTATCATGCATCCTAATGCATACGGACCACCATCTCCACCGTCTGATCCAGTCCATAAATTTAATGAAGATGATCGTGACTACTATGATGATGATGAAACAGGCTGCTCAATCATGtagtagatttttattttactatatttattaggCCGCACTGTTAAATGGAGAGAGAATAGGAAAggattaattttgtaaaatgcaataaaaataaaaatatattttgtactTTGCTaagaagaaataataaaaaagttgcTGGTGTTTTAGACTTttacaaggttttttttttatagatgTTTCCTATTATTTTTGCCGTTTTGGTATTTGCTTAGTCAATTTTTAgcaattaaattcaattaattatcatgttaatattttctataaattatacataattttaattggtgtaataataaatttagatctCGATGTTTATATGATTTGCATAAATGTTGACAAAAGTATAAATGTTacaagctaaatttgttaaataaatatcaaattgacaaaatgtgtaaggttgaatttgttattataccaataaaaatatgtacaattgaATCTTTAATTACTCCCTTTCAAAATTGGTAGAGattaaatttctcaaattttttaaaaaaattcagtatactcaatattaaaattgaaaaaactaGAAAAATTCACCCTTTCCCTATTTCGTATgtgtaaatatttttcttcaaaatttgtgTTACCGTTGGTCCCTCTCTTTTCCTATCTTAACTTTCCCAACATAAAGTTTAAAAAACCAGTGGTTAATATGAATGAAGTACCAATGATTAAGACTGGCAATATGTACATCTTACGcagtatatataagtatgtatatgctTAAAGTCATCTTTTTGAAAGATACCCTTTTTCTACTTTTGGTTATAAAACCAACTTTCCTTGTATTGTATGCGTGCATGTCCTAGGGATAAAAcgaagctctttttttttttaaagtcatcCATGCTAGACTTTAATGAATAGTTGTtgtttttgtaaaaatgtaattatatgGAGGATTAGCAAGCAAATCTTCATCCCCACTATGTTACCTTTTTATATTACGCAGAATATTCATGGAggattatacttttttttttctcttttatcgTGAAAGGGTAACTAATATACAAATGAGAAAatacaatattatatatataaacttatcgTCTGCCATCGAATCTGCCATATTCATTGCTAAAGCTTCATACCATCCCTGCAAATTAATGCatattcctttcatttttttttccttacTTGAGATAAAAGGGTCAAAAAGGAGTGCCAGAAAACACTTATGCACATGCATGCAATGTTGCAATATATAATCATGAATCATATCCACAAGACTCTCAAGCTTTCTTTTTCTGTTTGAGTTGATCTAGAAAACTCTATGggttttttaataattaaaataaatttgtttttatgaTGGAAGTGattaaaagaaaagatatttatatatcaGTATGATTAGCATAATTAACATGAAGtttaagttgataatgattacCTACACCTTTTATATGGCTTTGGGACCCTCTTACTTGACAATGATTTACAAAAATCCAGATAAAATAAACACTCACTTTTATCCTCTACCCAAGTCTCCATAGCTTCTTTTTCTTCTAGATTATTTCTACATACATATACCTATTCTgtataacatatatatgtatacactgCTAGTTATATTTGTACTGTTATAAGTGATAATATGATTGAAGAagtaaaagtgaaattttttaataaagaagTGGACAatgagtaaattatttttttattaaaaattttatctatttttattgctTCATGTTTGTTAGTATAAGATATATATGACACATCATGTGtcactatttatttattccgttagttatgttaaatttttacggtacaaataaataaaatttttaatgaaaaagactaattttctttttgataTAAGCTACAGTCATAATATATTAATGATCGGAGTAATTTTGCTTACTATTTTCTGCTAATAGTGAGAATTTTAAGAGTTAACGCCATGGTAAGGTGAGACATAAGGGGAATGGtagattttgcaaaattttggtCGTTGGGATTGGAAAAAATAAAGATACTGCAAGATTTTTTTATTGTGAAAGCTGGAAAAAAAATAACGAGGAGGGTAATGTGGGAcagtttataaaaacaaaagagaaattcAGTGCAAAGGGAATCTAGTTCAAAAGCCAACATATGTAGTTGGGTTCTGTCTCTCACCGACCAAATGAAACCTTTGTTATGCGTGTTGTGTTTCCTAGGTTATTAACTTGTAGTAGCAAGTTCTATGAGGCAATTAGCATCTCGGACATGAAACCAAATAGGTTTATAATGGATGTAACTGAGTTTTTACAaattcaacaattattttgggaAGGTTGAAACATCTTCCAACTTACATGCCATCAGACTTGAAATTTATACTAAATCTCGTCACTACGtacatttgtatttatttatttaataaataaattattcactTGTAATTCCTTcagaaaatgttttttttttaactcattTGAGACAGGTTCTAGTATGTTTATATACAACATTAATTTCATAGCATTGATTATTACGGATTGAAGAACCAAAGATTGATGGAGATCAAGAGGACAACAAAGAGTAAAGATTCAGTCTTGTTAATGCTTTCGATTTTCCAAGCTCATCAAAATTACATCGATATATAACGAGATGAATAGGAAATCGTAAAAGAAACATAAGGAAACGAAGAGAAATAGAAATTAGAGAGAAAAATTCGAAGAGAGAGAGACTGAGAATTTTGTCAATGGAAATGCATAACCACCATTTCCCCTTGGTGCTTTAAAAGGAAAATAACGACTTCAAAACAACCTGGCATCTATTAGTCCAGGTGTCCCTTAACCACACtgtctaccatttaatttaacaGTTACTAACATCAAACGAACCCTTTTTTACTTAATCTGTCCCTAACAAAAACGAACTGTatctcttaaaaataaaaaagtaaatgtAACATTTATACcatctgtaacacctctaacccgtatatATCGTCGGAATCGGGTTACGAATCATTATCGAAGTTTACggatcaaacagacagaaatttcaaacatttcatgtcATATAATATTCAAGCATAACCAATCAAACTcatatattgtcccttattcgagccctcgaggcccaaaatacgtgtTAGAAATAAGTTGGGACTAATTcggaaacttagagaatttttcagaatacattaaaaattttcaacactgcaagggtcacacagtcggaagacacgcctgtgtctcaggcagTGTaagcatttgaaatagggacacatggtcatgtcctagcctgtgtccatACCAGTGTAACTCTTAAtttgggtcacacgcccgtgtgccaggctctGTACCCTTTCGAAATGATCTCGCACGCCTATGTGCTAGCCATGTGTCttacacggctgagtcacacgcccgtgtgtctaactgTGTGGGCTTAAAATGTGTCTTTAACAACAATTTGTCATTTTCTACATGCTTGGACATTAAACAATACAAGAACCattaatttaaccatttcaaaacaagatcaaacacattcaaaacatgtcaaaacaatcatcctaggtgcccaaccaatgtaccctcattggtaccacaattatatcatcaattcatatcatcaaagcatcattcaaatccaaattataaacaaaccaaattcaatccattttgcCTAGTTTATAAGCAGTTAAACACCAACTTAAATTTACATGCACATATTTAGATTTGgttcaatttaccatgccataatatgacttcaaaaacaaatacatgtttatatatatatataccaaaccaatattaaacttataacctcatttacaatctaTCCAtgaaataactattatttagacaccctaggtacatgccgacacaaaagataaacatcaccacatttgagttcaggatcgttgttggatgctgaattggcattcaaaagttaagtacctaacttgcgcacggaaaacaaaaccatacgctgagtaaaactcagtggtatttctataatacGAAACTTTAAagacaagataatataatatgcacAATTGAATTTTAAGCACATATTAATGTCTACTATCATGACTATCAATGTCCCAATTCACACAATTGCTATAACAATaattattcacatatcaaaccatATTTATTTGTACAATGACATTAGTCATTCAATGCttaatttatgaatacatcatttcataccatactcaattctcatcacttgctatacaatagcttttcacaatttgatctaCATATCATTTAAACAGTACCATTAgccattccatattcaattcatgagtatataactcatatattccatgtatttacaacatatttcacattctattttcaattcattttatcacttccatttctcataccatgccatttcaatatcaattatagaattttattatttatttacccctattaacacgactcaaactcggatggatacacggatccaaccaacacatcagtttggcacccagtgcctcatagAATAAATCCGAAGTAGTAATTGCacccagcgctatataaattgacatcCAGCGTCTCATTGGTTAAACCGAAagaaattggcacccagtgcctcatcaactcaaagtcga contains:
- the LOC107951975 gene encoding heavy metal-associated isoprenylated plant protein 36 isoform X2, whose amino-acid sequence is MADNQDDSGTLKYKTSVLKVFIHCEGCKKKVKRVLQVIDGVYETTIDSTQHKVTVTGSVDEELLIKKLSKSGKYVEPWPEKAERKTKSLGNQRTMRNKKMTKEKLVVMIIMTQRRISQMKSLN
- the LOC107951975 gene encoding uncharacterized protein isoform X1, whose translation is MGGESEEPDTSAAESGGGNGGNKKKKKKGKKDNPGPNGDAPASGEGLSAQALPVSNQAPPIGSSTNPRPPHQPMYPHAPPPMYYGPPLFGVSYTTTHSSSTSSYFATIMHPNAYGPPSPPSDPVHKFNEDDRDYYDDDETGCSIM